In Temnothorax longispinosus isolate EJ_2023e chromosome 2, Tlon_JGU_v1, whole genome shotgun sequence, one DNA window encodes the following:
- the LOC139808145 gene encoding ABC transporter G family member 23-like yields MPQKIALYSEFSIRETFIYFGWCAGMTTEQVDEKLTFLIKFLELPPENRFVKNLSGGQQRRVSFAAAILAEPELLILDEPTVGVDPILRQNIWDHLVQITKNGTRTIIITTHYIEETRQAGIIGLMRNGKFLAEESPAKLMEMHH; encoded by the exons ATGCCGCAGAAGATCGCGCTCTACAGCGAGTTCTCCATTCGGGAAACGTTCATCTACTTCGGCTGGTGTGCCGGTATGACGACAGAACAGGTGGATGAAAAGCTGACTTTTCTGATTAAG TTTTTAGAACTACCGCCTGAAAATCGTTTCGTTAAGAATCTATCAGGTGGACAGCAAAGGAGAGTATCCTTCGCGGCTGCCATTTTAGCCGAGCCCGAACTCTTGATTCTGGACGAGCCGACAGTTGGAGTGGATCCTATTCTCCGTCAGAATATCTGGGATCACCTGGTGCAAATCACCAAGAATGGCACCAGGACCATCATCATCACTACGCACTACATCGAGGAGACTAG ACAAGCCGGCATCATCGGCCTGATGAGAAACGGCAAGTTTCTGGCGGAGGAGTCCCCGGCGAAGCTGATGGAGATGCATCATTAA
- the LOC139808324 gene encoding uncharacterized protein, which produces MEEDKTKNLPMDEEENQDSLVDYDSDSSVVTVVEKERGSNKTISKDEEEKENKKETEAKGAIPKRSKPKIIENIDVNREWAENRPVLPIGTKMLYEKQEKMVEKMESVIKMLDKVMTQATSMMENMVEVAHVNLEKEKLKIRRLELEAETKSEVREKLEKPEVRVQRATAEEHKEVKCYRCNKLGHMAKDCPLAGSEAWFCYYCQEIRGHKGDSCPNAGAQTNRFRGKRYTNKTVNKNIKKKSR; this is translated from the exons ATGGAAGAAGATAAGACGAAAAATCTTCCGATGGATGAGGAAGAAAACCAGGATTCACTGGTTGACTACGATAGTGACAGCAGCGTGGTCACAGTggtagagaaagaaagaggtaGCAATAAAACAATAAGTAAAGATGAAG aagaaaaagagaacaaaaAGGAGACTGAAGCAAAGGGTGCAATCCCGAAACGCAGCAAaccaaaaataatagaaaacataGATGTAAATAGAGAATGGGCTGAAAATCGTCCTGTACTACCTATAGGGACAAAGATGCTTTACgagaaacaagaaaagatGGTTGAGAAAATGGAATCGGTAATAAAGATGTTGGATAAGGTCATGACCCAAGCAACCTCCATGATGGAAAATATGGTAGAAGTCGCCCACGTAAatttagagaaagagaaactaaAGATTAGACGTTTAGAG TTAGAGGCAGAGACTAAGAGTGAAGTTAGAGAGAAGCTAGAGAAACCAGAAGTTAGAGTGCAGAGGGCTACCGCAGAAGAGCACAAAGAAGTAAAGTGCTACCGATGCAACAAATTGGGTCACATGGCGAAGGACTGCCCACTAGCGGGATCAGAGGCCTGGTTCTGTTATTACTGCCAGGAGATTAGAGGACACAAGGGTGATAGCTGTCCTAATGCCGGAGCCCAGACGAACAGATTTAGAGGAAAAAGGTATACAAATAAAaccgttaataaaaatataaagaaaaagagtagATAA